Proteins encoded by one window of Candidatus Palauibacter australiensis:
- a CDS encoding helix-turn-helix domain-containing protein, which translates to MSTFGEDLIQSLNEALDHEKGEGPAIVHTPISPREVRMEAKLTQTQMAALMGMSLSGYRKWEQGRRRVSGPAAALLRIIKHDPNAVRHALVPSP; encoded by the coding sequence ATGAGCACGTTCGGAGAAGACCTGATCCAGTCGTTGAACGAGGCTTTGGACCATGAGAAGGGCGAGGGTCCCGCCATCGTTCACACCCCGATCTCGCCCCGCGAGGTTCGGATGGAGGCGAAGCTGACGCAGACGCAAATGGCGGCCCTGATGGGAATGAGCCTTTCCGGCTACCGAAAGTGGGAGCAGGGGAGACGCCGCGTGAGCGGTCCGGCAGCGGCGCTTCTGCGCATTATCAAGCACGATCCGAACGCGGTGAGGCATGCACTGGTGCCGTCGCCGTGA
- the proC gene encoding pyrroline-5-carboxylate reductase, producing the protein MRHPTSSASVAILGAGNIGRAIAEGLVAAGSHAPAEVHVTRRHTERVADLAGRGFPVSSDNPGAVAACDTVIVAVQPQALDAVLMEIAPHVEAGRHLLVSVVSGASIAAIRRHVGPDVAIVRAMPNTAVALRESMTCLAAEPDHAGALDRVAALFRAVGATLVVEEEHMVPATALCACGVAFFLRAVRAACQGGIEIGFHPDEALRMAAQTALGAAALVRDQGRHPEREIDSVTTPRGCTIAGLNEMEHRGFSSAFIKGITTSAVKAESLYADD; encoded by the coding sequence ATGCGCCACCCGACATCGTCCGCCAGCGTCGCCATCCTCGGCGCGGGGAATATCGGGCGCGCCATCGCCGAGGGGCTCGTGGCCGCGGGCTCGCACGCTCCGGCGGAGGTCCACGTCACGCGCCGCCACACGGAGAGGGTGGCGGATCTCGCGGGACGGGGGTTCCCGGTGTCGTCCGACAATCCGGGCGCGGTGGCCGCCTGCGACACGGTGATCGTCGCGGTCCAGCCACAGGCCCTCGACGCGGTGCTGATGGAGATCGCCCCGCACGTGGAGGCCGGGCGCCACCTCCTGGTGTCCGTCGTCTCGGGGGCGTCGATCGCGGCGATCCGCCGGCACGTGGGCCCCGACGTGGCGATCGTTCGCGCCATGCCCAACACGGCGGTCGCCCTGCGCGAGTCGATGACGTGTCTCGCGGCGGAGCCCGACCACGCCGGGGCGCTCGACCGGGTGGCGGCGTTGTTCCGGGCCGTCGGTGCCACGCTCGTCGTGGAGGAGGAGCACATGGTCCCCGCCACGGCCCTCTGCGCCTGCGGCGTGGCGTTCTTCCTGCGGGCGGTGCGCGCCGCCTGCCAGGGCGGCATCGAGATCGGCTTCCACCCCGACGAGGCGCTCCGGATGGCGGCCCAGACCGCGCTCGGCGCCGCGGCCCTCGTCCGTGACCAGGGCCGCCACCCCGAGCGCGAGATCGACAGCGTGACGACGCCGCGCGGCTGCACGATCGCCGGTCTCAACGAGATGGAGCACCGCGGCTTCTCCTCCGCCTTCATCAAGGGGATCACGACCTCCGCCGTGAAGGCGGAGTCGCTCTATGCCGATGACTGA
- a CDS encoding site-specific DNA-methyltransferase, with the protein MVLGDSLRYMKSLADKSYDLIVTSPPFGLVRKKDYGNEDADRYVEWFEPFGREFKRLLKESGSLVVDIGGAWKKGQPTRSLYHFKLLVMLCEDVGFHVAQEFYWWNPSRLPTPAEWVNIRRVRVKDAVNSVYWLAPTPWPKATNRRVLVPYSDSMKYLLKNGYRAKRRPSGHDISTKFERDNGAAIPPNLIAIANSASNSYYLRYCRERGIRPHPARFPDELPEFFVRMLTDEGDAVLDPFAGSCVSGAVCERLKRRWTCVESIEEYLEGAKGRFEAGQTERRNAEEQNRVSHYKVSRPDALWVGTPADPLVEDGGRRRSPKDPPTSPPPAGGEEDG; encoded by the coding sequence ATGGTACTTGGCGACTCCCTGCGGTATATGAAGTCACTAGCAGACAAGAGTTACGACTTGATCGTCACGAGTCCGCCGTTCGGGTTAGTGAGGAAGAAGGATTACGGAAACGAGGATGCCGACCGATACGTCGAATGGTTTGAGCCGTTTGGAAGGGAGTTCAAACGCCTACTTAAGGAGTCGGGCAGTCTAGTAGTAGATATTGGCGGGGCATGGAAGAAGGGACAACCAACGCGCAGCTTGTATCATTTCAAGCTGTTGGTGATGCTCTGCGAGGACGTGGGGTTTCACGTCGCCCAAGAGTTCTACTGGTGGAATCCGTCGCGTCTACCGACTCCTGCGGAGTGGGTCAACATCCGGAGGGTTCGCGTAAAAGATGCGGTTAATTCAGTGTACTGGTTGGCTCCAACGCCCTGGCCAAAAGCAACGAATCGAAGGGTGTTGGTGCCATACAGCGACAGTATGAAGTACTTGTTGAAGAACGGATACAGGGCGAAGCGCCGACCGTCAGGACATGATATCAGCACGAAGTTCGAGCGCGACAACGGAGCGGCAATTCCGCCAAACCTGATTGCTATCGCCAACAGCGCTAGTAACAGCTACTACCTAAGATACTGCCGAGAGCGAGGGATTAGGCCCCACCCGGCGCGATTTCCCGACGAACTTCCAGAGTTTTTTGTACGTATGCTGACCGATGAAGGTGACGCGGTCTTGGATCCCTTTGCTGGCAGTTGCGTGAGCGGAGCTGTGTGCGAACGGCTCAAGCGGAGATGGACGTGCGTTGAATCTATCGAGGAGTACCTGGAAGGGGCGAAGGGACGTTTCGAGGCAGGACAGACCGAACGGAGGAATGCGGAAGAGCAAAACAGAGTGAGCCATTACAAGGTCTCGCGACCGGATGCTCTCTGGGTTGGGACGCCAGCTGATCCATTGGTAGAGGACGGTGGGAGGAGGAGGAGTCCGAAAGATCCGCCGACGTCGCCGCCACCGGCTGGGGGAGAAGAAGACGGTTAG
- a CDS encoding type II toxin-antitoxin system RelE/ParE family toxin, whose amino-acid sequence MQTVAETPTFSRQADKLFTEDERRNLIDYLAEHPLAGDEIPGTGGVRKMRFGASGRGKRGGVRVIYFFGGEGVPIYALLAYSKSDKTDLSPSERRAVAALVAAIKLQGKQSK is encoded by the coding sequence ATGCAGACCGTCGCCGAGACTCCAACATTCTCTCGTCAGGCCGACAAGCTGTTCACCGAGGACGAGAGACGCAACCTGATCGACTACTTGGCCGAGCATCCCTTGGCGGGCGACGAGATTCCCGGCACGGGCGGGGTCCGAAAAATGCGATTCGGAGCCTCCGGGCGCGGTAAGCGGGGCGGCGTCCGCGTGATCTATTTCTTCGGGGGCGAAGGAGTGCCGATCTACGCGCTTCTCGCCTACTCGAAGTCCGACAAGACCGATTTGAGCCCCAGCGAGCGCCGAGCGGTGGCCGCGCTCGTGGCCGCCATCAAGCTCCAAGGAAAGCAGAGCAAATGA